A region from the Melopsittacus undulatus isolate bMelUnd1 chromosome 13, bMelUnd1.mat.Z, whole genome shotgun sequence genome encodes:
- the LOC101868902 gene encoding caspase-1 isoform X2 yields the protein MTDKVLLNVRLDFVERASKALISALLDELLARGVLNQGEVEEVQDRYVVRTDKARCLIDCVRMKGPRASQIFIDSLWKRDGTLAEQLGLATDMGPSGAQLASPGPLVAVQGQQWIRQCSLSEYQHIRATEGDQIYPLHLPREVRTRRALLICNIDFEHLSRRDGAQVDVQGMTKLLEGLGYVVDIHLNLSAEEMATIMTDFAARKEHYTSDSTFLVFMSHGVRAGLCGTKSRDEATDILSLNTIYEKFNNQHCRALLGKPKVVIIQSCRGGKVGSVLVSDAADLSVPAPSSAHTTHAALEDDAICEVHLESDFATLHSSTPDTVSWRRSTTGSIFIQHLIEQFRNHAYNSDLEELFRKVQYSFGKFPQQLPSKERTTMSRKFYLFPGQ from the exons ATGACAG ACAAGGTGCTCCTGAACGTGCGGCTGGACTTCGTGGAGCGTGCGAGCAAGGCGCTCATCTCCGCACTGCTGGATGAGCTGCTGGCCCGAGGGGTGCTGAACCAAggggaggtggaggaggtgCAGGACAGGTACGTGGTGCGCACAGACAAGGCTCGCTGCCTCATTGACTGCGTGCGCATGAAGGGGCCCCGTGCGAGCCAGATCTTCATCGACAGCCTCTGGAAGCGCGATGGCACCTTGGCAGAGCAGCTGGGCCTGGCCACTGACATGG GGCCCTCCGGTGCGCAGCTGGCTTCCCCCGGCCCCCTCGTTGCCGTCCAGGGCCAGCAGTGGATCCGGCAGTGTTCCCTAAGCGAGTACCAGCACATCAGGGCCACAGAGGGAGACCAG ATCTATCCCCTCCATCTGCCGAGGGAGGTGCGAACACGCAGGGCCCTCCTCATCTGCAACATCGACTTTGAGCACCTGAGCCGGCGAGATGGGGCTCAAGTGGATGTGCAGGGGATGACAAAGCTGCTGGAAGGGCTGGGCTATGTGGTGGACATCCATCTCAACCTATCTGCTGAG GAGATGGCCACGATCATGACTGATTTTGCGGCTCGCAAAGAGCACTACACCTCTGACAGCACCTTCTTGGTCTTCATGTCCCATGGGGTCAGGGCTGGGCTCTGTGGGACCAAGAGCAGAGACGAGGCCACAGACATCCTCTCCCTCAACACCATCTATGAGAAGTTCAACAACCAGCACTGCCGGGCGCTGCTGGGCAAACCCAAAGTGGTCATCATCCAGTCCTGCCGTGGAG GCAAGGTGGGCTCTGTGCTGGTGAGCGATGCTGCAGACCTCTCCgtgcctgctcccagctctgctcacacCACCCATGCGGCACTGGAGGATGACGCCATCTGTGAAGTCCACCTGGAGAGTGATTTTGCCACTTTACATTCCTCCACACCTG ATACTGTCTCCTGGAGAAGATCAACAACAGGATCCATTTTCATCCAGCACCTGATAGAACAGTTTCGAAACCATGCCTATAACAGCGACTTGGAGGAGCTATTCCGAAAG GTCCAATATTCCTTTGGAAAATTCCCTCAGCAGTTGCCATCGAAAGAGCGAACTACAATGTCCAGGAAGTTTTACCTCTTCCCAGGCCAGTGA
- the LOC101868902 gene encoding caspase-1 isoform X1: MTADKVLLNVRLDFVERASKALISALLDELLARGVLNQGEVEEVQDRYVVRTDKARCLIDCVRMKGPRASQIFIDSLWKRDGTLAEQLGLATDMGPSGAQLASPGPLVAVQGQQWIRQCSLSEYQHIRATEGDQIYPLHLPREVRTRRALLICNIDFEHLSRRDGAQVDVQGMTKLLEGLGYVVDIHLNLSAEEMATIMTDFAARKEHYTSDSTFLVFMSHGVRAGLCGTKSRDEATDILSLNTIYEKFNNQHCRALLGKPKVVIIQSCRGGKVGSVLVSDAADLSVPAPSSAHTTHAALEDDAICEVHLESDFATLHSSTPDTVSWRRSTTGSIFIQHLIEQFRNHAYNSDLEELFRKVQYSFGKFPQQLPSKERTTMSRKFYLFPGQ, from the exons ATGACAG CAGACAAGGTGCTCCTGAACGTGCGGCTGGACTTCGTGGAGCGTGCGAGCAAGGCGCTCATCTCCGCACTGCTGGATGAGCTGCTGGCCCGAGGGGTGCTGAACCAAggggaggtggaggaggtgCAGGACAGGTACGTGGTGCGCACAGACAAGGCTCGCTGCCTCATTGACTGCGTGCGCATGAAGGGGCCCCGTGCGAGCCAGATCTTCATCGACAGCCTCTGGAAGCGCGATGGCACCTTGGCAGAGCAGCTGGGCCTGGCCACTGACATGG GGCCCTCCGGTGCGCAGCTGGCTTCCCCCGGCCCCCTCGTTGCCGTCCAGGGCCAGCAGTGGATCCGGCAGTGTTCCCTAAGCGAGTACCAGCACATCAGGGCCACAGAGGGAGACCAG ATCTATCCCCTCCATCTGCCGAGGGAGGTGCGAACACGCAGGGCCCTCCTCATCTGCAACATCGACTTTGAGCACCTGAGCCGGCGAGATGGGGCTCAAGTGGATGTGCAGGGGATGACAAAGCTGCTGGAAGGGCTGGGCTATGTGGTGGACATCCATCTCAACCTATCTGCTGAG GAGATGGCCACGATCATGACTGATTTTGCGGCTCGCAAAGAGCACTACACCTCTGACAGCACCTTCTTGGTCTTCATGTCCCATGGGGTCAGGGCTGGGCTCTGTGGGACCAAGAGCAGAGACGAGGCCACAGACATCCTCTCCCTCAACACCATCTATGAGAAGTTCAACAACCAGCACTGCCGGGCGCTGCTGGGCAAACCCAAAGTGGTCATCATCCAGTCCTGCCGTGGAG GCAAGGTGGGCTCTGTGCTGGTGAGCGATGCTGCAGACCTCTCCgtgcctgctcccagctctgctcacacCACCCATGCGGCACTGGAGGATGACGCCATCTGTGAAGTCCACCTGGAGAGTGATTTTGCCACTTTACATTCCTCCACACCTG ATACTGTCTCCTGGAGAAGATCAACAACAGGATCCATTTTCATCCAGCACCTGATAGAACAGTTTCGAAACCATGCCTATAACAGCGACTTGGAGGAGCTATTCCGAAAG GTCCAATATTCCTTTGGAAAATTCCCTCAGCAGTTGCCATCGAAAGAGCGAACTACAATGTCCAGGAAGTTTTACCTCTTCCCAGGCCAGTGA
- the ABHD11 gene encoding sn-1-specific diacylglycerol lipase ABHD11 isoform X1 has product MTYEVMSLDVQHLLSRRGITKCILLGHSMGGKTAMTLALQRPDLVERLISVDIGPTSTAPVSEFSAYISAMKSVRIPDGLPRSAARQLADQQLCPVVQHPQLRQFLLTNLVEVDGHYVWRVNLDAISQHLVDIMNFPIFHKPYPGPALFLGGSDSPYIRSEDYPEIQRLFPRADVQYIAGAGHIVHQDKFGEFITAVLSFLQASCGS; this is encoded by the exons ATGACCTATGAAGTGATGAGTCTGGACGTGCAGCATCTGCTGAGCCGCCGGGGCATCACCAagtgcatcctgctggggcacAGCATGGGGGGCAAGACGGCCATGACCCTGGCCTTGCAGCGg CCGGACCTGGTGGAGCGCCTCATCTCAGTCGACATCGGTCCCACCTCAACCGCACCCGTCTCCGAGTTCTCTGCCTACATCTCTGCCATGAAGTCAGTGAGGATCCCGGATGGTCTGCCCCGCTCCGCAGCCCGCCAGCTGGCTGACCAGCAGCTGTGTCCGGTGGTCCAG cacccacagctgaGGCAGTTCTTGCTCACCAACCTGGTAGAGGTGGACGGCCACTACGTCTGGCGAGTGAACCTGGACGCTATTTCCCAGCACTTGGTAGATATCATGAACTTCCCCATCTTCCACAAGCCGTATCCTGGGCCTGCACTCTTCCTGGGAGGATCGGACTCGCCTTATATCAG GTCCGAAGACTACCCGGAGATCCAGCGCCTCTTCCCCAGAGCTGATGTCCAGTACATTGCAGGGGCAGGCCATATAGTCCATCAGGATAAATTTGGGGAATTCATCACTGCTGTCCTCAGTTTCCTGCAAGCCTCATGTGGGTCCTGA
- the ABHD11 gene encoding sn-1-specific diacylglycerol lipase ABHD11 isoform X2, translating to MTYEVMSLDVQHLLSRRGITKCILLGHSMGGKTAMTLALQRPDLVERLISVDIGPTSTAPVSEFSAYISAMKSVRIPDGLPRSAARQLADQQLCPVVQHPQLRQFLLTNLVEVDGHYVWRVNLDAISQHLVDIMNFPIFHKPYPGPALFLGGSDSPYIRWGWREAV from the exons ATGACCTATGAAGTGATGAGTCTGGACGTGCAGCATCTGCTGAGCCGCCGGGGCATCACCAagtgcatcctgctggggcacAGCATGGGGGGCAAGACGGCCATGACCCTGGCCTTGCAGCGg CCGGACCTGGTGGAGCGCCTCATCTCAGTCGACATCGGTCCCACCTCAACCGCACCCGTCTCCGAGTTCTCTGCCTACATCTCTGCCATGAAGTCAGTGAGGATCCCGGATGGTCTGCCCCGCTCCGCAGCCCGCCAGCTGGCTGACCAGCAGCTGTGTCCGGTGGTCCAG cacccacagctgaGGCAGTTCTTGCTCACCAACCTGGTAGAGGTGGACGGCCACTACGTCTGGCGAGTGAACCTGGACGCTATTTCCCAGCACTTGGTAGATATCATGAACTTCCCCATCTTCCACAAGCCGTATCCTGGGCCTGCACTCTTCCTGGGAGGATCGGACTCGCCTTATATCAGGTGGGGCTGGAGAGAAGCAGTTTGA